A genomic stretch from Candidatus Hydrogenedentota bacterium includes:
- a CDS encoding arginine decarboxylase, pyruvoyl-dependent — translation MVPKRAFFVRGVGTHKEHLASFESALRDAGIEKFNLVYVSSIFPPNCKIIPKKQGLKYLSPGQIVFCVMSRSDTCEPNRLISAAVGLAQPKNEAHYGYISEHHAYGQKSAIAGEYAEDLAATMLATTLGIEFDPDAAWDERKQIYKASGHIFKTRNICQSAEGHKNGLWTTVLTAVVFVLE, via the coding sequence ATGGTGCCGAAGCGGGCTTTTTTTGTGCGCGGCGTCGGCACGCACAAGGAGCATTTGGCGTCGTTCGAGAGTGCGCTGCGCGACGCGGGAATCGAGAAGTTCAATCTGGTCTATGTGTCCAGTATTTTCCCGCCCAACTGCAAGATTATTCCGAAGAAGCAGGGACTCAAGTACCTGTCGCCGGGCCAGATCGTGTTCTGCGTCATGTCGCGGAGCGACACGTGCGAACCGAACCGGTTGATCTCGGCCGCGGTAGGGCTCGCCCAGCCGAAGAACGAGGCGCACTACGGCTACATTTCGGAACACCATGCGTACGGACAGAAAAGCGCAATCGCCGGTGAATATGCCGAAGACCTTGCGGCTACAATGCTTGCGACGACGTTGGGAATCGAGTTCGACCCGGACGCGGCCTGGGATGAGCGCAAACAGATTTATAAGGCCAGCGGCCATATCTTCAAAACCCGCAACATCTGCCAGAGCGCCGAAGGTCACAAGAACGGCCTCTGGACGACTGTCCTGACCGCCGTCGTTTTTGTTTTAGAGTGA
- a CDS encoding HDOD domain-containing protein, giving the protein MSQREEILARVSSITSLPTSATQMLALANNPETQIEDVQRTVEYDPGLVTNLLRLANSAHFGTGSAINSVREAVVRLGFKRVFQIAMTSAVAPIAQKEIRGYDLPRNGLLRHSAATALAVEYLPKRLSMRVPDATYTAGLLHDLGKIVLGTYLEVNSAPIVLKAYRESISFEMAEQQVLGTDHAEVGAALLEYWKLPQIVVDAVRWHHAPNRFPHEDKTVVDLVHVGEHVARICGTSSSTDGMNYSVCIESLDRLKVVPDVLEIVASDVLSSLEEICAIFN; this is encoded by the coding sequence ATGAGCCAACGCGAGGAGATTCTGGCGCGCGTTTCGTCGATTACGTCGCTTCCGACGTCCGCGACGCAAATGCTGGCGCTGGCCAACAATCCGGAAACGCAAATCGAGGACGTGCAGCGGACGGTGGAATACGATCCCGGTCTCGTGACCAATTTGCTGCGCCTCGCCAACTCGGCGCATTTTGGGACCGGCAGCGCGATCAATAGCGTTCGCGAGGCCGTTGTCCGGCTTGGGTTCAAGCGCGTGTTTCAAATTGCGATGACCTCGGCGGTCGCGCCGATCGCGCAAAAGGAAATTCGCGGGTACGATCTTCCGCGCAACGGTTTGTTGCGCCACAGCGCGGCGACCGCCCTGGCCGTCGAGTACTTGCCCAAACGGTTGAGCATGCGCGTACCCGATGCGACCTATACGGCGGGGCTGCTGCACGATCTCGGCAAGATCGTCCTGGGCACGTATCTCGAGGTCAACTCGGCGCCGATCGTGTTAAAGGCGTATCGCGAGAGCATCTCTTTCGAGATGGCGGAACAACAGGTACTGGGCACGGACCACGCCGAGGTGGGGGCGGCGCTGCTCGAATACTGGAAGTTACCGCAAATCGTAGTCGATGCGGTGCGCTGGCACCACGCCCCCAACCGCTTTCCGCACGAGGACAAGACGGTTGTGGACCTCGTCCACGTCGGCGAACACGTTGCGCGGATTTGCGGTACGTCGTCGTCCACGGACGGCATGAACTATTCCGTGTGCATCGAGTCGCTGGATCGGCTCAAGGTTGTTCCAGACGTTCTCGAAATCGTAGCGAGCGACGTGCTGAGTTCGCTTGAAGAGATATGCGCGATCTTCAATTAG
- a CDS encoding Hpt domain-containing protein, with protein sequence MDNSKLLARIEVLSEALLLADASDIDIFAKAHDEFLELAAWADRCNLTAPASALRGACELIERLVLGEVPEPAAAADTIIQCLSAIQHVARDGCSASDARFPAELLGAGAQQTGADPATRGKSQTTGTVSDRSLLPEFISHAKNTLSEIEPLIVQAERHPASRIVSQVRRAIHTLQAEAAFVGLNQMSAALRATEDAIDRAGGDQLPGGILDAIEWVRRSIAACEGKGDDAGSPEPFLTRFGTEPIETHDGELQTQARVEHPSETDPDLLREFVAEAREHLDNADIHLLNVETDPRDSDAINAVFRAFHTIKGVAGFLALEQIQSLSHEAENLLDKARKGELDLQGNYIDLTFDAVDMMKRLVANVDCALSSGAVLASEDGVGALVARLHAAVTGHPALQSGDAIAAKGQRKRVGEILESAGNATRSTVESALAAQVRAEAPPLGELLVREIVISRAQLNQALEIQKREGYTRRLGEILVASGMARTDDIYRAIGKQHNAAPEPIGATLVRAGDVSAKVVARALRGQRQQQPVVDVREPVKVDAERLDKLVDLIGELVIAESMVSQSTELSKVTSQQLARRVNQLDKITRELQEIGTSLRMVPVRATFHKMSRLVRDLAKKSGKFVEFVTEGEDTELDKTVVDKIGDPLVHMVRNAVDHGLEATPEERVGVGKTETGHVTLRAFHKGGSIYIEVEDDGRGLDREVILAKGRERGLVRDGDALSDREVFGLIFEPGFSTAKQITDVSGRGVGMDVVRRNVESLRGQIDIQSTPGVGSKFSIRLPLTLAIIDGMVIRVGRERYIVPTLSVHRSIKPNPEHLNTVVDRVEMLTLQGRHIPLFRLHRLFEIEGAETDPLNALVLILEDEGRQVGLMIDELLGQRQIVIKSLGDAMKGIDGIAGGAIMGDGTVGLIVDVGGVVRMAQNGAGALGMQACGSAA encoded by the coding sequence GTGGATAATTCTAAACTACTTGCACGAATAGAGGTACTATCCGAGGCGCTTCTACTTGCCGATGCGTCCGACATCGATATCTTCGCCAAAGCGCATGACGAATTTTTGGAACTCGCGGCGTGGGCAGATCGGTGCAATCTGACGGCACCTGCGAGTGCATTGCGTGGGGCATGCGAACTGATCGAGCGCCTTGTTTTGGGAGAGGTGCCAGAGCCCGCGGCCGCCGCGGACACCATTATTCAATGCCTGAGTGCGATTCAACACGTTGCCCGCGACGGCTGCTCCGCTTCGGATGCGCGATTCCCGGCCGAACTGCTTGGCGCCGGCGCCCAACAGACAGGGGCTGACCCCGCAACGCGGGGAAAGAGTCAGACAACCGGCACCGTATCGGACCGCTCGCTTTTGCCAGAGTTCATTAGCCATGCCAAGAACACGCTCTCGGAGATTGAACCGCTCATCGTCCAAGCGGAAAGGCACCCAGCGTCCCGAATCGTGAGCCAGGTCCGGCGCGCGATACATACGCTTCAAGCGGAGGCGGCGTTTGTTGGGCTTAACCAAATGTCAGCGGCGCTCCGTGCAACGGAGGACGCGATCGATCGCGCCGGGGGCGATCAATTACCCGGTGGGATTCTCGATGCAATCGAGTGGGTGCGACGCAGCATTGCCGCGTGCGAAGGCAAGGGGGACGACGCCGGGAGTCCGGAACCGTTCTTGACGCGGTTTGGGACCGAACCGATCGAAACGCATGACGGCGAACTGCAAACGCAAGCGCGCGTCGAGCATCCATCGGAAACTGACCCGGACTTGCTGCGCGAGTTTGTGGCGGAGGCGCGCGAACACCTCGACAACGCGGACATACATTTGTTGAACGTCGAGACCGACCCGCGAGACAGCGACGCCATTAATGCGGTATTCCGCGCGTTCCATACGATAAAAGGTGTGGCGGGCTTTCTCGCGCTCGAACAGATTCAATCGTTGTCCCACGAGGCGGAGAACCTGCTTGACAAGGCGCGCAAAGGAGAACTAGACCTCCAAGGCAACTATATCGACCTAACATTCGATGCCGTGGACATGATGAAGCGGTTGGTCGCGAATGTCGACTGTGCGCTTTCATCGGGTGCAGTACTGGCTTCCGAAGATGGAGTGGGCGCGTTGGTGGCGCGCCTGCATGCTGCCGTAACGGGGCATCCGGCGCTTCAGTCCGGCGACGCCATAGCGGCGAAGGGGCAGCGAAAGCGGGTTGGCGAAATTCTGGAGAGCGCGGGAAATGCGACGCGCTCGACGGTGGAATCGGCGTTGGCGGCGCAGGTGCGAGCCGAGGCGCCGCCATTGGGCGAATTATTGGTCCGCGAGATCGTGATTTCGAGGGCGCAGCTAAACCAAGCTCTGGAGATTCAAAAGCGCGAAGGCTATACGCGGCGTCTGGGCGAGATCCTCGTTGCGAGCGGGATGGCGCGAACGGACGACATATACCGAGCCATCGGAAAACAACACAATGCCGCGCCGGAGCCGATTGGGGCGACACTTGTTCGGGCCGGCGACGTGTCCGCAAAAGTAGTGGCGCGGGCCCTTCGCGGCCAACGTCAACAGCAGCCGGTGGTTGACGTACGCGAGCCGGTCAAGGTGGATGCGGAGCGTCTGGACAAACTGGTCGATCTGATCGGCGAATTGGTGATAGCCGAATCGATGGTCTCGCAGTCGACGGAGCTGTCGAAGGTCACATCGCAACAGCTCGCGCGCCGAGTCAATCAGTTGGACAAGATTACGCGCGAACTTCAGGAAATCGGTACATCGCTGCGAATGGTCCCGGTGCGCGCGACGTTTCATAAGATGTCGCGGCTCGTCCGGGACCTTGCCAAGAAATCGGGGAAGTTCGTTGAGTTTGTTACGGAAGGCGAGGATACCGAGCTTGACAAGACGGTTGTGGACAAGATCGGTGATCCGCTGGTTCACATGGTGCGGAACGCTGTCGACCACGGCCTCGAAGCGACGCCCGAGGAACGTGTGGGAGTGGGCAAGACCGAAACCGGCCATGTGACGCTCCGGGCGTTTCATAAAGGAGGCAGCATATACATCGAGGTCGAAGACGACGGGCGCGGTCTCGATCGCGAAGTTATTCTCGCAAAAGGCAGGGAGCGTGGGCTCGTGCGCGATGGAGACGCTCTGTCCGATCGCGAGGTTTTCGGTCTGATTTTCGAACCAGGATTCTCGACGGCGAAACAAATTACCGACGTCTCCGGCAGGGGCGTGGGTATGGATGTGGTGCGCCGTAACGTCGAATCGTTGCGCGGGCAGATCGACATACAGAGCACACCCGGCGTTGGCAGCAAATTCAGCATACGCCTGCCGTTGACACTTGCGATCATTGACGGAATGGTCATTCGTGTCGGGCGCGAGCGATACATCGTACCGACGCTTTCGGTGCATCGATCGATCAAACCAAATCCGGAGCACCTCAACACAGTGGTGGATCGCGTCGAAATGTTGACGCTACAGGGCAGGCACATTCCCCTGTTCCGATTGCATCGCCTGTTCGAGATCGAGGGCGCCGAGACCGATCCGCTGAACGCTCTCGTGTTGATCCTGGAAGACGAGGGCAGGCAGGTGGGCCTCATGATAGATGAACTGCTGGGTCAGCGGCAGATCGTCATCAAGTCGCTTGGCGACGCGATGAAGGGAATTGACGGAATCGCCGGTGGTGCAATTATGGGGGACGGAACGGTCGGGCTAATTGTCGACGTGGGCGGAGTTGTTCGTATGGCACAGAACGGGGCTGGGGCGCTTGGAATGCAGGCATGCGGTTCCGCGGCGTGA
- a CDS encoding sigma-70 family RNA polymerase sigma factor, giving the protein MPADPTDTALMIAVRDRGDATAFETLAFRWDQRLVKYLTKLTGDVQVACDLRQETLIRVWRSASTYDDSYAFATWVTRIATNLARTHVARRQILNSRIATLDGAAGLHFSGESSALNRAIESEQSITLRETLDTLPAPEKELLLMRFQLGLTYGEIALVTATPESTVKSRMSALLRRLRKQMEESGLTRSCIKL; this is encoded by the coding sequence TTGCCTGCAGATCCGACAGATACGGCCCTGATGATCGCCGTTCGCGACCGGGGAGACGCGACCGCGTTCGAAACGCTTGCTTTTCGGTGGGATCAGCGCCTGGTGAAGTATCTGACAAAACTGACCGGCGACGTACAGGTAGCGTGCGATCTACGTCAGGAGACGCTGATCCGCGTTTGGCGCAGTGCATCGACTTATGATGATTCGTACGCGTTCGCAACGTGGGTTACCCGAATCGCGACGAATCTTGCACGGACTCACGTAGCCCGCCGCCAAATCCTGAACAGCCGGATTGCGACGCTGGATGGCGCCGCGGGATTGCACTTTAGCGGGGAATCCAGCGCGCTAAACCGCGCCATCGAAAGCGAACAATCAATAACACTTCGTGAAACGCTCGACACCCTTCCAGCCCCCGAAAAGGAACTGTTGCTTATGAGGTTCCAGCTTGGGCTGACTTATGGCGAAATCGCACTCGTAACCGCAACCCCGGAGTCCACGGTGAAGTCGCGGATGTCCGCACTCCTCCGGAGACTACGGAAACAAATGGAAGAATCCGGACTTACTAGGAGCTGCATAAAGCTATGA
- a CDS encoding response regulator produces the protein MKALVVDDSAVMRKVLIGALGRADITEVDQASDGKEAVEAVMAADYNLVLMDWNMPNMLGIDAVRAIRAAGKTMPIIMVTTEAEKSRVIQALKAGANNYIIKPFESTTIVSKIQEVLAKAS, from the coding sequence ATGAAAGCATTGGTAGTCGACGATTCCGCAGTCATGCGCAAGGTACTCATCGGAGCACTGGGGCGCGCGGACATTACGGAGGTCGACCAGGCCTCGGACGGCAAGGAGGCCGTCGAGGCGGTGATGGCGGCTGACTACAACCTGGTATTGATGGACTGGAACATGCCCAACATGCTCGGTATCGACGCGGTCCGCGCGATTCGAGCAGCGGGCAAGACGATGCCGATCATCATGGTGACGACGGAAGCGGAAAAGAGCCGAGTGATTCAGGCCCTCAAAGCCGGCGCCAACAACTACATCATCAAACCGTTCGAATCGACTACCATCGTTTCGAAAATTCAGGAGGTGCTGGCCAAGGCGTCGTAA
- the miaB gene encoding tRNA (N6-isopentenyl adenosine(37)-C2)-methylthiotransferase MiaB, whose product MTTPKAYIQTFGCQMNEHDSHRMVEVLARSGYSLTEEVDEASLVILNTCSVRQNPENKVYSLLGRLRRLKRNGRDVIIGVGGCVAQQEGERILERERCVDIVFGPDNYFRLPEMIAQVRRGERVLMTKWLPRAANRVQNFVPEEWVEAGHVDGCKAYVSITKGCDNFCTFCVVPYTRGREVSREADNILREVRDLVNRGAKEIWLLGQNVNSYRAHGVGFYELLDMVSRVEGLKRVRFTSPHPNDWNNRLSDLMAERKTICNHLHLPFQAGSDRVLEAMNRNHTIAQYLDKVRYMRSINPKIELTTDLIVGFSSETDTEFEETLRVLEEVQFSQIFPFKYSPRPGTKAEKWVDDVPREVKEDRLARVIALQGQITDARMAAYVGTEQDVLIDAANPRHRGAMNGRTDGFRPVTVHDCDADIGDLVSVRISDYKQHWLDAQSLAEAMA is encoded by the coding sequence ATGACGACTCCGAAGGCATACATACAGACTTTTGGCTGCCAGATGAACGAGCACGACTCGCACCGCATGGTCGAGGTGCTGGCGCGTAGCGGGTACTCCCTGACCGAGGAGGTAGACGAAGCCTCGCTCGTGATCCTCAACACCTGTTCCGTGCGCCAGAACCCCGAGAACAAGGTATACAGTCTGCTCGGGCGGCTGCGCCGACTGAAGCGAAATGGTAGAGATGTCATCATTGGCGTCGGCGGATGCGTGGCGCAACAGGAGGGCGAAAGAATTCTTGAGCGTGAGCGCTGCGTGGACATAGTGTTCGGGCCGGACAACTACTTCCGCTTGCCGGAGATGATCGCGCAGGTCCGCCGGGGCGAGCGCGTGCTGATGACCAAGTGGCTCCCCCGCGCCGCGAACCGGGTACAGAATTTTGTGCCCGAGGAATGGGTCGAGGCGGGGCACGTCGACGGGTGCAAGGCATATGTCTCGATTACCAAGGGTTGCGACAATTTCTGCACGTTCTGCGTGGTGCCGTATACGCGCGGGCGCGAAGTTAGCCGCGAGGCGGACAACATACTGCGCGAAGTGCGCGACCTCGTAAACCGGGGCGCCAAGGAAATCTGGCTCTTGGGCCAGAACGTGAATTCGTATCGCGCCCACGGCGTGGGCTTCTATGAATTGTTGGATATGGTGTCCCGGGTGGAAGGATTGAAGCGCGTCCGGTTCACATCGCCGCACCCGAACGATTGGAACAACCGGCTCTCGGACTTGATGGCCGAACGGAAGACTATCTGCAACCACCTGCATCTGCCGTTTCAGGCGGGCAGTGATCGCGTGCTCGAAGCAATGAACCGGAACCATACAATCGCGCAGTACCTCGATAAGGTTCGGTACATGCGCTCGATCAATCCCAAGATCGAACTGACGACGGACCTGATCGTGGGTTTCTCGTCGGAAACGGACACGGAATTCGAGGAGACACTGCGCGTCCTGGAGGAGGTGCAGTTCAGCCAGATATTTCCGTTCAAGTATTCGCCGCGACCCGGCACGAAAGCAGAGAAATGGGTGGACGATGTCCCGCGCGAAGTGAAGGAAGACCGGCTGGCACGCGTCATCGCGCTGCAAGGGCAAATCACCGATGCCCGCATGGCGGCCTATGTCGGTACGGAACAGGACGTGCTCATCGACGCGGCAAACCCGCGTCATCGCGGCGCTATGAACGGGCGAACGGACGGTTTTCGCCCCGTGACGGTACACGACTGCGACGCAGATATCGGCGATCTGGTGTCGGTGCGCATTTCTGACTACAAACAGCACTGGCTGGATGCGCAGTCATTGGCCGAGGCGATGGCATAA
- a CDS encoding purine-binding chemotaxis protein CheW, translated as MTNAVADAPVAAGGHVAAHDRAGQYLTFCLGPEVYGIEILKVREIIGMMPVTKVPRTPNFVRGVVNLRGKVVPVIELRAKFEMERIDDTGMTCIIVVQVSGAAQKITMGIIVDAVAEVVAITGDQIEPAPQFGSGIRTEFILGIGKVASKVVILLDIDKVLSWGELANLDEAAHA; from the coding sequence ATGACGAATGCAGTTGCAGACGCACCCGTTGCCGCGGGCGGCCACGTGGCGGCGCACGATCGTGCGGGCCAGTACTTGACGTTTTGCCTCGGCCCGGAAGTGTATGGCATCGAAATTCTGAAAGTGCGGGAAATCATCGGAATGATGCCCGTGACGAAAGTGCCGCGGACGCCGAACTTCGTTCGTGGCGTAGTCAATTTGCGCGGAAAGGTCGTTCCCGTCATTGAACTGCGGGCCAAGTTCGAGATGGAGCGGATCGATGACACTGGCATGACGTGCATTATCGTCGTGCAGGTGTCGGGCGCGGCCCAGAAAATCACGATGGGAATCATCGTCGACGCCGTCGCCGAGGTAGTGGCGATTACCGGCGATCAAATCGAGCCGGCGCCCCAGTTTGGGTCCGGCATTCGGACAGAGTTCATTCTCGGGATCGGAAAGGTTGCGTCCAAAGTAGTCATACTGCTCGACATCGACAAGGTACTTTCGTGGGGGGAGCTGGCGAACCTTGACGAAGCGGCGCACGCTTAG
- a CDS encoding chemotaxis protein CheD — protein MNHFIKPAAQDKGEATPVYGNAGITALVKLMEDAGCEKANVVAHILGGGAPEGERSPTLGERNVAAAREALSRRQITILAEDTGGPLGRKIVFDTGTGELAVLKTTNVRTGDWYA, from the coding sequence ATGAACCACTTCATCAAACCTGCCGCACAAGACAAAGGCGAAGCGACGCCCGTGTACGGCAACGCGGGCATTACCGCGCTCGTCAAGTTGATGGAGGACGCCGGGTGCGAGAAGGCCAACGTGGTTGCGCACATACTGGGCGGCGGCGCGCCGGAGGGGGAGCGATCCCCAACGCTGGGCGAGCGCAATGTCGCGGCGGCCCGCGAGGCGTTGTCCCGCAGGCAAATCACCATATTGGCGGAAGACACCGGCGGACCGTTGGGCAGGAAGATTGTCTTCGACACGGGCACGGGGGAGTTGGCGGTGTTGAAGACAACGAATGTCAGGACGGGGGATTGGTACGCATAG
- a CDS encoding methyltransferase domain-containing protein has translation MERKTFDKFRSLIYQKCGIALGDQKEALVSARIAKRMCALNIESQEAYYNAVVKDTTGAELVRFIDAISTNYTSFFREPIHFDMLTRMLAAWKAQGQRRFRIWCAAASTGEEPYTLAITVNEAIGSLGVDVKILATDISTRVLQKCQEGRYDGNRMSGVRHDLRHKYFEEVRENGQAVFEARDTLRTLLVFRRLNLSAPPFPMRGPFDAVFCRNVMIYFDSDVRTRLVSEIHRLLKPGGYLMVGHAESLTGLDTGFRPVRPSVYVK, from the coding sequence GTGGAACGAAAGACCTTCGACAAGTTTCGGTCACTGATCTATCAAAAATGCGGAATAGCACTCGGCGACCAGAAAGAAGCACTCGTTTCCGCCCGCATTGCGAAACGCATGTGCGCGTTGAATATCGAGTCGCAAGAAGCGTATTACAACGCCGTCGTGAAGGACACGACGGGCGCCGAATTGGTTCGGTTTATCGATGCAATCTCGACAAACTATACGAGCTTTTTCCGCGAACCGATTCACTTCGACATGTTGACCCGGATGCTTGCTGCGTGGAAAGCGCAGGGACAGCGCCGGTTTCGTATTTGGTGCGCCGCCGCATCGACGGGGGAAGAGCCGTACACGTTGGCGATCACCGTCAACGAAGCCATTGGCAGTCTGGGTGTTGACGTGAAGATACTGGCAACGGACATATCGACTCGGGTTTTGCAGAAGTGCCAAGAGGGGCGCTACGACGGAAACCGCATGTCCGGGGTAAGGCACGATTTGCGGCACAAATACTTCGAGGAGGTTCGCGAAAATGGGCAGGCCGTGTTCGAAGCGAGGGACACGCTTCGCACGCTCCTTGTGTTTCGACGCCTCAACCTGTCTGCACCGCCGTTTCCCATGCGCGGGCCGTTTGACGCAGTGTTTTGCCGCAATGTGATGATCTACTTCGATAGCGACGTGCGTACGCGGCTCGTGTCCGAGATACACAGATTGTTGAAGCCAGGCGGGTACTTGATGGTTGGTCACGCGGAGAGCCTCACCGGATTGGACACGGGATTTAGACCAGTCCGGCCATCGGTGTATGTCAAATGA
- a CDS encoding DUF2092 domain-containing protein, which translates to MIASRMRAVLFTFAIACAFESGAQPAAGIDPKVRDVVNAMSAYYKSLTTTTFSYSVKLDREMNERKSGIELDFAVAIERPNRISFVQGKSKEGVDLVSNGKELAISIPELNKYVVETAPDSIADSLEWGALSNLTEFNSIIGELMGQDPAAAILDGVSQASYVGEEAIEGKQHHRIRLVQEEMEVDLWIAAGERPFLARMTPDWAKLIGDDKIKLDLNITFTGWTANDPIPPERFVFSAPATSTKAASFDALFGMDEKLPAAALLGKAAPSFTLNGLDGKPIDLSEYLGKNVIVLDFWATWCGPCVRSMPVLVDVTDSFKDKGVVFIAVNLGEESEDVRRFFQELKLTANVALDVEKTAAQHYLVDPIPQTVLIGKTGNVEAIHVGASPVLRQELKSQLSKLVAGQSLVDTGV; encoded by the coding sequence ATGATTGCTTCCCGAATGCGGGCGGTATTGTTCACGTTTGCGATCGCGTGTGCGTTTGAATCCGGCGCGCAGCCTGCGGCCGGCATCGACCCCAAGGTGCGCGACGTGGTGAACGCCATGTCCGCATATTACAAATCGCTCACGACCACGACCTTCTCGTATTCGGTGAAGTTGGACCGCGAGATGAACGAGAGGAAGAGCGGAATCGAGCTCGATTTCGCCGTCGCCATCGAGCGGCCGAATCGAATCTCCTTTGTGCAGGGTAAGAGCAAAGAGGGCGTCGATCTCGTCTCGAACGGAAAGGAATTGGCGATATCTATCCCCGAGTTGAACAAGTACGTCGTGGAAACCGCTCCGGACAGCATCGCCGATTCGCTCGAATGGGGCGCTCTGAGCAACCTGACCGAATTCAATTCGATTATTGGCGAACTGATGGGACAGGATCCCGCCGCGGCAATTCTGGACGGCGTCTCGCAGGCGAGCTACGTCGGCGAGGAGGCGATCGAGGGAAAGCAGCACCATCGAATCCGGCTCGTTCAAGAAGAAATGGAAGTCGATCTTTGGATCGCTGCCGGCGAACGGCCGTTTCTTGCGCGAATGACGCCGGATTGGGCCAAGCTGATCGGCGACGACAAGATCAAGCTTGATCTGAATATTACGTTCACCGGTTGGACTGCCAACGACCCCATTCCTCCGGAACGGTTCGTTTTTTCGGCGCCGGCCACTTCCACGAAGGCAGCTTCATTCGACGCGCTGTTCGGTATGGACGAGAAGCTGCCGGCGGCAGCGCTGCTCGGAAAGGCCGCACCTTCGTTCACACTGAACGGTCTCGACGGCAAACCGATCGACTTGAGCGAATACCTCGGCAAGAACGTGATCGTGCTGGATTTCTGGGCGACGTGGTGTGGGCCATGTGTGCGTTCGATGCCGGTGCTCGTGGACGTGACCGATTCATTCAAGGACAAGGGCGTCGTCTTTATTGCCGTGAATCTCGGTGAGGAATCGGAAGATGTGCGGAGATTCTTTCAGGAGCTCAAGCTGACCGCCAACGTCGCCCTGGACGTGGAAAAAACCGCCGCGCAACACTACCTCGTCGATCCGATCCCGCAAACGGTGCTCATCGGCAAGACCGGCAACGTGGAGGCAATCCACGTTGGGGCCAGTCCGGTCTTACGGCAGGAACTGAAGTCCCAGCTCTCAAAGTTGGTTGCCGGGCAGTCGCTTGTCGACACTGGCGTCTAA
- a CDS encoding chemotaxis protein CheX, producing MQARHINPFIEAVYELFQTMLKGTVERGPIGVTDGGAHPNHILAIIGISGPTRGTVSIGFPESTALAIVGRMLGAPVNQLDDTVSDGVAEVVNMVAGSAKAKLNANADTPLDLSLPTVVHGERYDVQYPSKSVWLEVPFKSELGSFNLRVTFETTPM from the coding sequence ATGCAAGCCAGACATATCAACCCGTTCATCGAGGCGGTCTACGAGCTTTTTCAAACGATGCTGAAAGGGACCGTGGAGCGCGGCCCCATTGGCGTTACCGACGGCGGCGCGCATCCGAACCACATACTCGCGATCATTGGAATCAGCGGGCCGACGCGCGGCACAGTGTCAATCGGGTTTCCGGAATCTACGGCGCTGGCGATCGTCGGCAGAATGCTCGGCGCGCCGGTGAATCAACTGGACGATACCGTCTCGGACGGCGTGGCCGAAGTCGTGAACATGGTGGCGGGAAGCGCGAAGGCAAAGTTGAATGCGAACGCGGACACTCCGCTCGACCTGAGTTTGCCGACGGTGGTGCATGGCGAGCGCTATGACGTGCAGTACCCATCGAAGTCGGTGTGGCTCGAAGTGCCATTCAAGAGCGAATTGGGCAGTTTCAATCTGCGCGTGACGTTCGAAACCACACCTATGTGA
- a CDS encoding chemotaxis protein CheD, producing the protein MQLTVGISEMKVSKNPGDTLVTYSLGSCIGVALFDPDAGVGGLIHCMLPLSRLDPTKAQQNPQMFTDTGVPALIQSLLDKGGTRKRMIAKVAGAASPLNDNGMFKIGERNYTVLRKVLWKNEILIAAEDVGGTIARTMTLCISNGKTTIRSGGTEREL; encoded by the coding sequence ATGCAACTGACCGTTGGGATATCCGAAATGAAAGTCTCCAAGAACCCCGGCGATACGCTGGTCACGTATTCGCTCGGGTCGTGCATCGGTGTGGCGCTCTTCGACCCGGACGCCGGCGTCGGCGGGCTTATACATTGCATGTTGCCGTTATCGCGGCTCGACCCGACGAAGGCGCAGCAGAACCCGCAGATGTTCACGGACACCGGCGTCCCCGCATTGATTCAGTCGTTGTTGGACAAGGGTGGAACGCGCAAGCGCATGATCGCGAAGGTTGCCGGCGCGGCGTCGCCGCTCAACGACAATGGAATGTTCAAAATCGGCGAGCGCAACTATACGGTCCTACGCAAGGTATTGTGGAAAAACGAAATCCTAATTGCGGCGGAGGACGTTGGCGGGACCATTGCGCGAACGATGACCCTGTGTATCTCGAACGGGAAGACGACGATCCGGTCCGGCGGAACGGAGCGCGAGCTATGA